From the genome of candidate division WOR-3 bacterium, one region includes:
- a CDS encoding T9SS type A sorting domain-containing protein, translating to MKVKLTFFLVLVFSSQFSFSQTIIDHNCMSVDEIPTYWISYVKNNAKWHYAHTSHGSQLTTGLEELEIINAVYAVDIGWCALPNSPGDFCIHDGQRYDDYVTPEMYWQTTDGMNETRAVLNGNSSLNFSGWAWCCQCDHYTADSVQTYLDSMNRLEQQYPNVTFIYMTGNAQSTGDDGYNRHMRNNQIRQYCQNNGKILFDFADMDCWWYNDTTELWEQNTYYHNSQYIPAEHPAYYGDYNGSHTGYENCLHKGMAVWYMFALLSGWTTGVEEIPGENSLIYELKVYPNPFSSFVDISFITSKSGWVEVCISDVSGRKIINLLRGNLEEGSYSVTWSGDDFSGKNLPSGIYIYKITGGDALVASGILKKF from the coding sequence GTGAAAGTTAAACTGACGTTTTTTTTGGTTTTGGTTTTTTCTTCCCAATTCTCTTTTTCTCAGACGATAATAGACCACAATTGCATGAGTGTTGACGAAATCCCAACTTACTGGATTTCTTATGTCAAAAACAACGCCAAATGGCATTACGCCCACACTTCTCACGGCAGTCAGCTGACGACGGGCTTAGAAGAGCTTGAAATTATAAATGCGGTTTACGCCGTCGATATAGGATGGTGCGCGCTTCCGAATTCACCGGGAGACTTCTGCATCCACGACGGACAGAGGTATGACGATTACGTAACGCCTGAAATGTATTGGCAAACGACAGACGGAATGAATGAAACGCGAGCTGTATTAAACGGCAATTCATCTTTGAATTTTTCCGGATGGGCATGGTGTTGTCAATGCGACCACTACACTGCCGATTCTGTGCAGACATACCTTGACTCAATGAACAGGCTTGAACAACAATACCCCAATGTAACGTTCATATACATGACCGGAAACGCTCAATCGACGGGAGACGACGGGTACAACAGGCATATGAGAAACAACCAGATCAGGCAGTATTGCCAGAACAACGGAAAAATCCTTTTTGATTTCGCTGATATGGATTGTTGGTGGTACAACGACACCACAGAACTGTGGGAACAAAACACTTACTATCACAACAGCCAGTACATACCGGCCGAACATCCGGCTTACTACGGCGACTACAACGGTTCTCACACGGGATACGAAAATTGCCTTCACAAGGGAATGGCTGTCTGGTATATGTTCGCGCTCCTTTCCGGGTGGACTACAGGAGTCGAAGAAATCCCCGGAGAAAACTCTTTGATCTATGAATTGAAAGTGTACCCGAACCCTTTCTCCTCCTTCGTAGACATATCTTTCATAACCTCAAAAAGTGGCTGGGTAGAGGTTTGTATTTCAGATGTGTCCGGTAGAAAAATCATAAATCTTCTGAGAGGCAATCTCGAGGAGGGCAGCTACTCGGTTACTTGGTCGGGTGATGATTTTTCAGGAAAAAACCTTCCATCGGGTATTTATATATACAAAATTACCGGGGGGGATGCTCTGGTCGCTTCCGGTATATTGAAAAAATTTTAA
- a CDS encoding alanine--tRNA ligase, which translates to MKIEDLRKAYIDYFKINGHSHIAGASLIPENDPTVLFTTAGMHPLVPYLVGEKHPSGKRLCNWQKCIRTGDIDEVGDGQHLTFFEMLGNWSLGDYFKEEAVKMSWEFLTSNNWLSLDSDRLYFTVFEGDEVSERDEETAKIWKSCGVKENHIFFLPKKDNWWGPAGKTGPCGPDTEMFYDTLKPPCSQKCSPGCPCGKYLEIWNDVFMQYNKTAENSYETLKVKNVDTGMGLERTAAVLNGFSTVYETEKYQGLILDLEKASGKKYGLNEQDTKAMRIITDHIRSVFFIIGDDLGVKPSNLDQGYIVRRLIRRAMRYAISIGIESGIGEILADGIIETNPVYPELSERKKFIVEEITEEEQKFGHCLNRGMAEFSRIIPNIEKSENKIIPGRIAFRLYDTYGFPLEMTEELASEKGLEVDLEGFQTAYKKHQNLSRSGSEVRFKGGLADASEQTKKLHTATHLLHQALRIVLGDHVAQKGSNITPERLRFDFSHPKPMTEEEINKVEDIVNGVIEKNFPIIQEMMSLEEAKSLGAIALFSDKYSEKVKVYTIGDFSKEVCGGPHVQNTGEIGKFRIVKEQSSSSGVRRIKAVLE; encoded by the coding sequence ATGAAAATCGAAGACCTGAGAAAAGCTTATATCGATTATTTTAAAATCAACGGTCACTCTCACATAGCTGGAGCTTCTCTTATTCCCGAAAACGACCCTACAGTCCTTTTCACAACCGCCGGAATGCACCCTTTGGTGCCCTATCTCGTGGGAGAAAAACACCCTTCGGGGAAAAGGTTGTGCAATTGGCAAAAATGTATCCGGACAGGCGATATCGATGAGGTCGGAGACGGACAGCATCTGACATTCTTTGAAATGCTCGGCAATTGGTCTCTTGGAGACTATTTCAAGGAAGAAGCCGTGAAAATGAGCTGGGAATTTCTTACTTCGAACAACTGGCTTTCTCTGGACAGCGACAGGCTGTATTTTACGGTTTTTGAGGGCGACGAAGTATCAGAGAGAGACGAAGAAACGGCGAAGATCTGGAAGAGTTGCGGTGTCAAAGAAAACCACATATTCTTTTTGCCGAAAAAAGACAACTGGTGGGGACCCGCAGGTAAAACCGGACCGTGCGGACCGGACACCGAAATGTTCTATGACACTCTGAAACCCCCATGTTCCCAGAAATGTTCGCCCGGTTGCCCCTGCGGAAAATACCTTGAAATATGGAACGACGTGTTCATGCAATACAACAAAACGGCAGAAAACTCCTACGAGACACTTAAAGTAAAAAACGTGGATACTGGCATGGGGCTTGAAAGAACCGCGGCGGTTTTGAACGGTTTTTCCACGGTCTACGAAACAGAAAAATACCAAGGGCTGATATTAGATCTTGAAAAAGCGAGCGGGAAAAAATACGGTTTGAACGAACAAGACACTAAAGCCATGAGGATCATAACAGACCACATAAGGTCTGTATTTTTCATAATAGGCGATGATCTAGGAGTTAAACCTTCAAATCTCGACCAAGGTTACATTGTAAGGAGGTTGATAAGACGAGCCATGAGATACGCGATTTCGATCGGAATCGAGAGCGGAATCGGTGAAATCCTCGCCGACGGAATAATTGAGACAAACCCGGTTTACCCTGAACTTTCAGAAAGAAAGAAATTCATAGTCGAAGAGATAACCGAAGAAGAACAAAAATTCGGGCACTGTCTGAACAGGGGCATGGCTGAATTTTCGAGAATAATTCCGAACATTGAAAAAAGCGAAAATAAAATAATCCCCGGCAGAATAGCTTTCAGACTATACGATACTTACGGTTTTCCGCTAGAGATGACAGAAGAGCTGGCAAGCGAAAAAGGGCTTGAAGTGGATTTGGAAGGATTTCAAACAGCATATAAAAAGCACCAAAATTTATCCAGATCAGGCAGTGAAGTGAGGTTCAAGGGAGGATTGGCTGACGCGAGTGAACAGACAAAAAAACTTCACACCGCCACGCATCTTCTCCATCAAGCTCTTAGAATTGTGCTGGGGGATCACGTGGCACAAAAGGGATCGAACATAACTCCGGAAAGGTTGAGATTCGATTTTTCACACCCGAAACCAATGACAGAGGAAGAGATCAATAAAGTCGAAGATATAGTAAATGGAGTTATAGAAAAAAATTTCCCCATCATTCAAGAAATGATGAGCCTTGAAGAAGCCAAATCACTTGGAGCGATAGCGCTTTTCAGCGATAAATACTCGGAGAAAGTCAAGGTCTACACAATCGGAGATTTTTCCAAAGAGGTCTGCGGAGGTCCTCACGTACAGAATACAGGTGAAATCGGTAAGTTTAGAATCGTAAAAGAACAATCGTCTTCATCAGGAGTGAGAAGGATAAAAGCGGTTTTGGAATGA